A DNA window from Kitasatospora atroaurantiaca contains the following coding sequences:
- a CDS encoding CoA-acylating methylmalonate-semialdehyde dehydrogenase, with protein MSKHTIHWINGAAVATAGSAPRRGDIFDPATGQVTGQVDFAEIAEVDQAVAAASSAFAEWRHASIAKRTQVLFAFRELFNARKDELASIIVSEHGKVHSDALGELARGQEVIEYACGIPQLIKGGFTEQASTGIDVYSIRQPLGPVAIISPFNFPAMVPMWFFPIAIAAGNTVVLKPSEKDPSAANFMAELWKEAGLPDGVFNVVHGDKVAVDRLLEHPDIKSVSFVGSTPIARYVYETGTRYGKRVQALGGAKNHMLVLPDADLDLSADAAINAGFGAAGERCMAVSVLVAVDPIGDELVEKIKHRMATLKVGPGCNGDSEMGPLVTGQHRDKVTSYVESGLADGADLAVDGRKHVIAAEDASGTPTADGFWLGPTLFDHVKPGMSVYNDEIFGPVLSVVRVSSYEEGLALINANPYGNGTAIFTNDGGAARRFQHEVEVGMVGINVPIPVPVAYYSFGGWKASLFGDAHAYGPDGVQFFTRGKAVTQRWLDPSHGGINLGFPTNS; from the coding sequence TTGAGCAAGCACACCATCCACTGGATCAACGGCGCCGCCGTCGCCACCGCCGGCTCCGCGCCGCGCCGCGGCGACATCTTCGACCCGGCCACCGGCCAGGTGACCGGGCAGGTCGACTTCGCGGAGATCGCCGAGGTCGACCAGGCCGTCGCCGCAGCCTCATCGGCCTTCGCCGAGTGGCGGCACGCGTCGATCGCCAAGCGCACCCAGGTGCTCTTCGCCTTCCGCGAGCTCTTCAACGCCCGGAAGGACGAGCTGGCCTCGATCATCGTCTCCGAGCACGGCAAGGTGCACTCGGACGCGCTGGGCGAGCTGGCCCGTGGCCAGGAGGTCATCGAATACGCCTGCGGCATCCCGCAGCTGATCAAGGGCGGCTTCACCGAGCAGGCCTCCACCGGTATCGACGTCTACTCGATCCGCCAGCCGCTCGGCCCGGTCGCGATCATCTCGCCGTTCAACTTCCCGGCCATGGTGCCGATGTGGTTCTTCCCGATCGCGATCGCCGCCGGTAACACGGTCGTTCTCAAGCCCTCGGAGAAGGACCCGTCCGCCGCGAACTTCATGGCGGAGCTGTGGAAGGAGGCCGGCCTCCCCGACGGCGTCTTCAACGTCGTGCACGGTGACAAGGTCGCCGTCGACCGCCTGCTGGAGCACCCCGACATCAAGTCGGTCAGTTTCGTCGGTTCGACGCCGATCGCCCGGTACGTCTACGAGACCGGCACGCGGTACGGCAAGCGGGTGCAGGCTCTCGGCGGAGCCAAGAACCACATGCTCGTCCTTCCCGACGCCGACCTGGACCTCAGCGCGGACGCCGCCATCAACGCCGGCTTCGGCGCCGCCGGCGAGCGCTGCATGGCGGTCTCGGTGCTCGTCGCGGTCGACCCGATCGGCGACGAGCTGGTCGAGAAGATCAAGCACCGGATGGCCACCCTGAAGGTCGGCCCGGGCTGCAACGGCGACTCCGAGATGGGCCCGCTGGTCACCGGCCAGCACCGCGACAAGGTCACCTCGTACGTCGAGTCCGGCCTGGCGGACGGCGCCGACCTGGCGGTCGACGGCCGAAAGCACGTGATCGCGGCCGAGGACGCCTCCGGCACCCCCACCGCTGACGGCTTCTGGCTCGGGCCGACCCTCTTCGACCACGTCAAGCCCGGCATGTCCGTGTACAACGACGAGATCTTCGGCCCGGTCCTCTCGGTGGTCCGCGTCTCCTCCTACGAGGAGGGCCTGGCCCTGATCAACGCCAACCCGTACGGCAACGGCACCGCGATCTTCACCAACGACGGTGGCGCCGCGCGGCGCTTCCAGCACGAGGTCGAGGTCGGCATGGTCGGCATCAACGTGCCGATCCCGGTGCCGGTCGCCTACTACTCCTTCGGCGGCTGGAAGGCCTCGCTGTTCGGTGACGCCCACGCCTACGGACCGGACGGCGTCCAGTTCTTCACCCGCGGCAAGGCCGTGACCCAGCGTTGGCTGGACCCGTCGCACGGCGGGATCAACCTGGGCTTCCCGACCAACAGCTGA
- a CDS encoding ABC transporter permease — MSRILTWVRAHLVVLAGILALAYLILPNLVVLAFSFNKPTGKFNYEWSQFSTDAWTDPCGVADMCGSLSLSLQIALLATLGATVLGTMVAFALARYRFRGRSATTALIFLPMAMPEVVMAASLGTLFLNMRIQFGFLTILIAHIMFCLSFVVTAVKARVMSMDPRLEQAAQDLYATPTQTFLRVTLPLAAPGIAAGALLSFALSFDDFIITQFNSGPTTVTFPMFVWGASQRGIPVQVNVIGTAMFIAAVVLTVGGQWIGNRRKARA, encoded by the coding sequence ATGTCTCGAATCCTGACGTGGGTGCGCGCGCACCTGGTGGTGCTGGCCGGCATCCTCGCCCTCGCGTACCTGATCCTGCCCAACCTGGTGGTCCTCGCCTTCTCGTTCAACAAGCCCACGGGCAAGTTCAACTACGAGTGGTCCCAGTTCTCCACCGACGCCTGGACCGACCCCTGCGGTGTGGCCGACATGTGCGGCTCGCTCTCGCTCAGCCTGCAGATCGCGCTGCTCGCCACCCTCGGAGCCACGGTGCTCGGCACCATGGTCGCCTTCGCGCTGGCGCGCTACCGCTTCCGCGGCCGGTCGGCGACCACCGCGCTGATCTTCCTGCCGATGGCCATGCCCGAGGTGGTCATGGCCGCCTCGCTGGGCACGCTCTTCCTCAACATGCGGATCCAGTTCGGCTTCCTGACCATCCTGATCGCGCACATCATGTTCTGCCTGAGCTTCGTGGTGACGGCGGTCAAGGCGCGCGTGATGAGCATGGACCCGCGGCTGGAGCAGGCGGCCCAGGACCTCTACGCCACCCCGACCCAGACCTTCCTGCGGGTCACCCTGCCGCTCGCCGCCCCCGGCATCGCAGCAGGCGCGCTGCTCAGTTTCGCGCTCTCCTTCGACGACTTCATCATCACCCAGTTCAACTCGGGCCCGACCACCGTCACCTTCCCGATGTTCGTCTGGGGCGCCTCGCAGCGCGGCATCCCGGTGCAGGTCAACGTGATCGGCACCGCGATGTTCATCGCCGCGGTGGTGCTGACCGTGGGCGGCCAGTGGATCGGAAACCGTCGAAAGGCGAGGGCCTGA
- a CDS encoding ABC transporter permease: protein MTAVAEPAVVPLQEPKRRRKLTPYWLLLPGIAWLVIFFAVPMVYQASTSLQTGSLEQGFKLTWHLATYWDALVEYKWHFVRSFSYAAIATVLCLAIGYPLAYTIAFKASKRWRNVILILVIAPFFTSFLIRTLAWKTILSDGGPVVGALNTLHILNVTDALGLTSGQRVLATPLAVVCGLTYNFLPFMILPLYTSLERIDPRLHEAAGDLYARPFTVFRKVTFPISLPGVVAGTLLTFIPASGDYINAQLLGSPSEQMVGNGIQKQFLNVLAYPTAAALSFILMALILGMVTVYMRKAGTEELV from the coding sequence ATGACCGCCGTCGCCGAACCCGCGGTGGTGCCGCTCCAGGAGCCGAAACGCCGCCGCAAGCTCACCCCCTACTGGCTGCTGCTCCCCGGCATCGCCTGGCTGGTGATCTTCTTCGCGGTGCCGATGGTCTACCAGGCCTCCACCTCGCTGCAGACCGGCTCGCTGGAGCAGGGCTTCAAGCTCACCTGGCACCTCGCCACCTACTGGGACGCGCTGGTCGAGTACAAGTGGCACTTCGTCCGCTCGTTCTCCTACGCGGCCATCGCCACCGTGCTCTGCCTGGCCATCGGCTACCCGCTCGCGTACACGATCGCCTTCAAGGCGAGCAAGCGCTGGCGCAACGTCATCCTCATCCTGGTGATCGCGCCGTTCTTCACCAGCTTCCTGATCCGCACGCTGGCCTGGAAGACCATCCTCTCGGACGGTGGCCCGGTCGTCGGCGCGCTCAACACCCTGCACATCCTGAACGTCACCGACGCGCTCGGCCTGACCTCCGGCCAGCGGGTACTGGCCACGCCGCTCGCGGTGGTCTGCGGTCTGACGTACAACTTCCTGCCGTTCATGATCCTGCCGCTCTACACCTCGCTGGAGCGGATCGACCCGAGGCTGCACGAGGCGGCCGGCGACCTGTACGCGCGGCCGTTCACCGTCTTCCGCAAGGTCACCTTCCCGATCTCGCTGCCGGGTGTCGTCGCGGGCACGCTGCTCACCTTCATCCCGGCCTCCGGCGACTACATCAACGCTCAGCTGCTCGGCTCGCCGAGCGAGCAGATGGTCGGCAACGGGATCCAGAAGCAGTTCCTCAACGTCCTCGCCTACCCGACCGCGGCGGCGCTGAGCTTCATTCTGATGGCCCTGATCCTGGGCATGGTGACGGTCTACATGCGCAAGGCCGGGACGGAGGAACTCGTCTGA
- a CDS encoding response regulator transcription factor, with amino-acid sequence MRVVLAEDLYLLREGLIRLLEAHGFTIAAAVETGPELLEALLEHRPDVAVVDVRLPPTLTDEGLQAALAARRQIPALPVLVLSQHVQQLYARELLADGTGGVGYLLKDRVFNAEQFIDAVRRVAAGGTAMDPDVIAKLLESRARSQPLQCLSPREREVLGLMAEGCSNSAISARLTISDGAVAKHIANIFTKLELAPAEDANRRVLAVLAHLNGTPA; translated from the coding sequence GTGCGTGTTGTCCTCGCCGAGGACCTCTATCTCCTCCGAGAAGGCCTGATCCGCCTGCTGGAGGCACACGGCTTCACGATCGCGGCGGCGGTCGAGACCGGTCCCGAACTGTTGGAGGCCCTCCTTGAGCACCGGCCGGACGTCGCGGTCGTGGACGTCCGGTTGCCACCCACGCTGACCGACGAGGGCCTGCAGGCGGCGCTCGCGGCCCGGCGGCAGATTCCGGCGCTGCCGGTGCTGGTGCTGTCCCAGCACGTTCAGCAGCTCTACGCCCGGGAGCTTCTCGCGGACGGGACGGGCGGGGTCGGCTATCTGCTGAAGGACAGGGTGTTCAACGCGGAGCAGTTCATCGACGCGGTCCGCCGAGTGGCGGCCGGAGGCACGGCGATGGATCCGGACGTCATCGCCAAGTTGCTGGAGAGCCGCGCCCGTTCACAACCACTTCAGTGCCTCTCGCCCAGGGAGCGCGAGGTGCTGGGGCTGATGGCCGAGGGGTGCTCCAACTCGGCCATCAGTGCCAGACTGACCATCAGCGACGGCGCGGTGGCCAAACACATTGCCAATATCTTCACCAAGTTGGAACTGGCCCCCGCCGAGGACGCCAATCGCCGTGTCCTGGCAGTGCTGGCGCATCTCAACGGCACTCCCGCATAG
- a CDS encoding sensor histidine kinase: protein MVSPSVPAAGGWAGRYREWAAAGLLAQRQCLQVAVQATAGPFVLFFWAVASLAVLLDGPNDDLRISLVALVGLAAWPAGLFWVSRYNSAVSKRRADAWYGVVIAQRHRTIPVPTQDERGHWWTGHSYYRQRRVAESVLFVREVASDPETWRDVRWLVGNGAAAAVLAIPSLALLVFGAVTAAVQLLEVYSNRGFYLATEGLDQILQFVVGLVIIGLGLAVAPPAMRLYGEWMHRALDPQVSGKLEKARLTKRVEHLTTTRADAVGSQAAELRRIERDLHDGAQARLVAIGMTLGTIEHLMDSDPPAARQLLADARQSSATALQELRDLVRGIHPPVLAERGLGDAVRALALDSAQNTEVTVSLPARPEAPVEAAAYFCVSELLANAAKHSRAQQVWVDILFRAGQLRITVTDDGHGGAAPERGSGLRGIERRLGTFDGALSLSSPPGGPTTITMELPCVLSSPRTSISSEKA, encoded by the coding sequence ATGGTGAGTCCGAGCGTGCCGGCCGCCGGTGGTTGGGCGGGGCGGTATCGAGAGTGGGCGGCGGCGGGCCTGCTGGCCCAACGTCAGTGCTTGCAGGTCGCGGTCCAGGCGACGGCCGGCCCCTTCGTTCTCTTCTTCTGGGCCGTGGCGTCTCTCGCCGTCCTGCTCGACGGCCCGAACGACGACTTGAGGATCTCGCTGGTCGCCCTGGTGGGGCTGGCGGCGTGGCCGGCAGGTCTGTTCTGGGTGAGCCGGTACAACAGTGCGGTGTCGAAGCGGAGGGCGGACGCCTGGTACGGGGTGGTCATAGCCCAGCGACACCGCACCATCCCCGTCCCCACGCAGGACGAGCGGGGGCACTGGTGGACGGGGCACTCGTACTACCGGCAGCGCCGGGTGGCCGAGTCGGTGCTGTTCGTACGTGAGGTGGCCAGCGATCCCGAGACCTGGCGTGACGTCAGGTGGCTTGTGGGCAATGGCGCGGCGGCAGCGGTCCTCGCAATCCCCAGCCTCGCTCTGCTCGTGTTCGGCGCGGTGACGGCAGCCGTCCAACTGCTGGAGGTCTACTCCAACCGCGGGTTCTACCTGGCCACCGAAGGCCTCGACCAGATTCTCCAGTTCGTGGTCGGCCTGGTGATCATCGGACTCGGTCTGGCCGTGGCTCCCCCCGCGATGCGTCTCTACGGGGAGTGGATGCACCGGGCGCTCGACCCGCAGGTCTCCGGGAAGCTGGAGAAGGCCCGGCTGACCAAGCGGGTGGAGCACCTCACCACGACCAGGGCGGATGCCGTCGGCAGCCAGGCCGCCGAGCTCAGGCGCATCGAGCGGGATCTCCACGACGGTGCCCAGGCGCGGCTGGTCGCGATCGGCATGACCCTCGGCACCATCGAGCATCTGATGGACAGTGACCCGCCGGCTGCCCGGCAGTTGCTCGCCGACGCCCGCCAGTCCTCGGCCACGGCGCTGCAGGAGCTGCGTGACCTGGTCCGCGGCATCCATCCGCCGGTCCTGGCGGAGCGAGGACTCGGCGACGCGGTAAGGGCGTTGGCGCTGGACAGCGCGCAGAACACGGAGGTGACGGTGAGTCTGCCGGCGCGTCCGGAGGCTCCGGTGGAGGCCGCGGCGTACTTCTGCGTCAGCGAGCTCCTCGCCAACGCTGCCAAGCACTCGAGGGCTCAGCAGGTCTGGGTGGACATCCTGTTCCGGGCCGGCCAGTTGCGGATCACGGTGACGGACGACGGGCACGGCGGAGCGGCGCCCGAGCGGGGGAGTGGGCTGCGCGGCATCGAACGGAGGTTGGGTACCTTCGACGGAGCCCTCTCGCTCAGCAGTCCGCCGGGCGGCCCGACCACCATCACCATGGAGTTGCCGTGCGTGTTGTCCTCGCCGAGGACCTCTATCTCCTCCGAGAAGGCCTGA
- a CDS encoding DUF6986 family protein has product MSQVEVDGSKSEGGASFSSAARAAVEALLAPVDAELARRYPGDSGTRQPVHTVYVPADAFDADTVQTWGREAREAFDTHAGTPAELAAALGLPADDLLADVHARVRAKLEREPIEDLRIDFEDGYGPRPDAEEDAAAVRAARLVSAAVADGSAPPYIGIRIKCMEAAVRDRGIRTLELFLSTLLAEGGLPDGLVLTLPKVTYAEQVTALVRLLEDFEQRAGLPAKRIGFEIQIETTQAILGPDGRATVALMIDAAEGRATGLHYGTFDYSASCGVSAAYQSMDHPVADHAKAVMQVAAAGTGVRLSDGSTNVIPTGSTEQVHAAWKLHHDLVRRSLARAYYQGWDMHPAHLPTRYAAVYAFYREGLQAASARLAAYVAKAGGDVMDEPATAKALSGYVLRGLDCGAVDLAEVTELTGLDRKQLDALAGR; this is encoded by the coding sequence ATGTCGCAGGTCGAGGTGGACGGTAGCAAGTCCGAGGGCGGAGCATCGTTCTCGAGTGCCGCCCGGGCTGCCGTGGAGGCGCTGCTCGCGCCGGTCGACGCCGAGCTGGCCCGCCGCTACCCGGGCGACTCGGGCACCCGCCAGCCGGTCCACACGGTCTACGTCCCGGCCGACGCCTTCGACGCCGACACCGTGCAGACCTGGGGCCGCGAGGCCCGGGAGGCCTTCGACACCCACGCCGGCACCCCGGCCGAGCTGGCCGCCGCACTCGGCCTGCCGGCCGACGACCTGCTCGCCGACGTGCACGCCCGGGTCCGCGCCAAGCTGGAGCGCGAGCCGATCGAGGACCTGCGGATCGACTTCGAGGACGGCTACGGCCCGCGCCCCGACGCCGAGGAGGACGCCGCCGCCGTCCGCGCCGCCCGTCTGGTCTCGGCCGCCGTCGCGGACGGCAGCGCGCCGCCGTACATCGGCATCCGGATCAAGTGCATGGAGGCGGCGGTCCGCGACCGTGGCATCCGCACCCTCGAACTCTTCCTCTCGACCCTGCTCGCCGAGGGCGGTCTGCCCGACGGCCTGGTGCTCACGCTCCCCAAGGTGACGTACGCCGAGCAGGTCACCGCGCTGGTCCGCCTGCTGGAGGACTTCGAGCAGCGGGCCGGGCTCCCGGCGAAGCGGATCGGCTTCGAGATCCAGATCGAGACCACCCAGGCCATCCTCGGCCCCGACGGCCGGGCCACGGTGGCCCTGATGATCGACGCCGCCGAGGGCCGGGCCACCGGTCTGCACTACGGCACCTTCGACTACAGCGCCTCCTGCGGCGTCAGCGCCGCGTACCAGAGCATGGACCACCCGGTCGCCGACCATGCGAAGGCCGTGATGCAGGTGGCTGCGGCCGGCACCGGCGTGCGGCTCTCGGACGGTTCCACCAACGTCATCCCGACCGGCTCCACCGAGCAGGTGCACGCGGCCTGGAAGCTGCACCACGACCTGGTGCGCCGCTCGCTCGCCCGCGCCTACTACCAGGGCTGGGACATGCACCCGGCGCACCTGCCGACCCGGTACGCCGCCGTGTACGCGTTCTACCGGGAGGGCCTGCAGGCCGCCTCCGCCCGCCTGGCCGCGTACGTGGCCAAGGCCGGCGGCGACGTGATGGACGAGCCCGCCACGGCGAAGGCGCTCAGCGGCTACGTGCTCCGCGGCCTCGACTGCGGAGCGGTCGACCTGGCCGAGGTCACCGAGCTCACGGGCCTGGACCGCAAGCAGCTGGACGCGCTGGCCGGGCGCTGA
- a CDS encoding NAD(P)/FAD-dependent oxidoreductase, translating to MDSARALSDARPTSFWLEDPGRPQALSALVGDTRCDLLVVGGGYSGLWTALIAKERDPSLDVVLVEGHEVGWAASGRNGGFCAASLTHGFGNGLQRWPGELAELERQGKANLQAMEDTLKRYDIDCEWERTGEIDVATQPHQLAELHEVAEAAAEYGFDLTVLDADQLRKQVDSPTFLGGLWDKDGVAMVHPAKLAWGLKAACLAQGVRIFERTRALSLAEHGSGLAVRTPYGRVFARQVALGTNVFPSLLKRVRPYLVPVYDYALMTEPLNDEQMASIGWAGRQGLGDSANKFHYFRLSADNRILWGGYDAVYHYGGRMRAEHDQRPETFHTLSRNFFRTFPQLEGLRFTHAWGGAIDTCTRFSAFFDTAYRGRVAYAAGFTGLGVGATRYGAEVMLDLLAGEPTERTSLEMVRSKPLPFPPEPVRWAGIELTKWSLDRSDRNGGHRNLWLRTMDRLGLGFDS from the coding sequence ATGGACTCCGCCCGTGCGCTCAGTGATGCCCGGCCCACCTCCTTCTGGCTGGAGGACCCGGGGCGGCCGCAGGCCCTGTCCGCCCTGGTCGGTGACACCAGATGCGATCTGCTGGTGGTCGGCGGCGGCTACTCGGGTCTCTGGACCGCTCTGATCGCCAAGGAGCGTGACCCCTCTCTGGACGTCGTCCTGGTCGAGGGGCACGAGGTGGGCTGGGCGGCCTCCGGGCGCAACGGCGGGTTCTGCGCCGCCAGCCTCACCCACGGATTCGGGAACGGCCTCCAGCGCTGGCCCGGCGAACTAGCCGAGCTGGAGCGGCAGGGGAAGGCCAACCTCCAGGCCATGGAGGACACGCTCAAGCGCTACGACATCGACTGCGAGTGGGAGCGTACGGGCGAGATCGACGTCGCCACCCAGCCGCACCAGCTCGCCGAGCTGCACGAGGTCGCCGAGGCCGCCGCCGAGTACGGCTTCGACCTGACCGTCCTGGACGCCGACCAGCTGCGCAAGCAGGTCGACTCGCCCACGTTCCTGGGCGGCCTCTGGGACAAGGACGGGGTGGCAATGGTGCACCCGGCCAAGCTGGCCTGGGGCCTCAAGGCCGCCTGCCTCGCCCAGGGCGTCCGGATCTTCGAGCGCACGCGCGCCCTCTCGCTGGCCGAGCACGGCAGCGGCCTGGCCGTCCGCACCCCGTACGGAAGGGTCTTCGCGCGGCAGGTCGCGCTCGGGACGAACGTCTTCCCCTCGCTGCTCAAGCGCGTCCGGCCGTACCTCGTCCCGGTGTACGACTACGCGCTGATGACCGAGCCGCTGAACGACGAGCAGATGGCGTCCATCGGCTGGGCCGGGCGCCAGGGCCTCGGCGACAGCGCCAACAAGTTCCACTACTTCCGGCTCTCCGCCGACAACCGGATCCTCTGGGGCGGCTACGACGCCGTCTACCACTACGGCGGCAGGATGCGGGCCGAGCACGACCAGCGCCCGGAGACCTTCCACACCCTCTCGCGGAACTTCTTCCGGACCTTCCCGCAGCTGGAGGGCCTCCGGTTCACCCACGCGTGGGGCGGGGCGATCGACACCTGCACCCGGTTCTCCGCCTTCTTCGACACCGCCTACCGGGGGCGGGTCGCGTACGCGGCCGGGTTCACCGGCCTCGGCGTGGGGGCGACCAGGTACGGCGCGGAGGTCATGCTCGACCTGCTGGCCGGTGAGCCGACGGAGCGCACGTCGCTGGAGATGGTGCGCAGCAAGCCGCTGCCGTTCCCGCCGGAGCCGGTGCGCTGGGCCGGGATCGAGCTCACCAAGTGGTCACTGGACCGCTCCGACCGGAACGGCGGACACCGCAACCTGTGGCTGCGGACGATGGACCGGCTCGGGCTGGGCTTCGACAGCTGA
- a CDS encoding DUF2637 domain-containing protein — MSRPSLTRAHRALLGVVAAGACLISGIGFAGSYNAVRELAMEKGFGAFSYAFPIGVDAGIVVLLSLDLVLTWLRIPFPLLRQTAWLLTAATIAFNAAASWGDALGMAMHAVIPVLFVVVVEASRHAVGRIAAITADRHMESVRLMRWLLSPVPTFRLWRRMKLWELRSYDETVRLEQNRLVYRAQLRFRYGRGWRRSAPFQALLPLKLAKYGVPLDPSILDRIDGPLAVTQDGQPVPSASTSAAAVVSAPVSAAVAVPTLAKLAAVRLRDAQEPGQGDEAQAPTQTELNVWTERAVRSHAQQAEAAYTARVPGQMSPWFKPPRVSRPTAAGPVPVAPVRVAPAQVGPRPVRLEQLAPQAVDAPRSAGRQPGPNGQPVAARQSTGQRSEAQSARVEAEPLPFDDTDEIGDEAANGAHTTNGAYRESAAFHGADRQEGGADQDRRLAVEPLDPDQCFDALIDYIDQYGHQPEPQRFAEYLTKEYGLTGTRPDGSVGPAELNRIWPGLQDRYVASGRD, encoded by the coding sequence ATGTCACGTCCATCCCTCACCCGCGCTCACCGGGCGCTGCTCGGCGTGGTCGCCGCGGGTGCCTGCCTGATCTCGGGCATCGGCTTCGCCGGCTCGTACAACGCCGTGCGCGAGCTTGCCATGGAGAAGGGCTTCGGTGCCTTCTCGTACGCGTTCCCGATCGGCGTGGATGCGGGCATCGTCGTCCTGCTCTCGCTCGACCTGGTGCTGACCTGGCTGCGGATACCCTTCCCGCTGCTGCGCCAGACCGCCTGGCTGCTGACGGCCGCGACCATCGCCTTCAACGCGGCGGCCTCCTGGGGTGACGCGCTCGGAATGGCGATGCACGCGGTCATCCCGGTGCTCTTCGTCGTCGTGGTCGAGGCCTCCCGGCACGCGGTGGGCCGGATCGCGGCGATCACCGCCGACCGGCACATGGAGTCGGTGCGCCTGATGCGCTGGTTGCTCTCGCCGGTGCCGACGTTCCGCCTCTGGCGGCGGATGAAGCTCTGGGAGCTCCGCTCGTACGACGAAACGGTCCGTCTGGAGCAGAACCGGCTGGTCTACCGCGCACAGCTGCGCTTCCGGTACGGGCGGGGCTGGCGGCGTTCGGCGCCGTTCCAGGCTCTGCTGCCGCTGAAGCTGGCCAAGTACGGCGTGCCGCTGGACCCGAGCATCCTGGACCGGATCGACGGCCCACTGGCGGTCACTCAGGACGGACAACCGGTGCCTTCCGCATCCACGTCCGCGGCTGCTGTGGTGTCGGCCCCGGTGTCGGCGGCGGTCGCGGTTCCGACCCTGGCGAAGCTGGCGGCCGTCCGGCTGCGCGACGCCCAGGAGCCCGGTCAGGGGGACGAGGCGCAGGCGCCGACCCAGACGGAGCTGAACGTCTGGACCGAGCGCGCGGTCCGCAGCCACGCACAGCAGGCGGAGGCGGCGTACACGGCCCGGGTGCCCGGGCAGATGTCTCCCTGGTTCAAGCCGCCGAGGGTCTCGCGGCCGACTGCGGCCGGTCCGGTGCCGGTTGCCCCGGTACGGGTCGCGCCTGCGCAGGTCGGCCCCCGGCCGGTCCGGCTGGAGCAGCTCGCACCCCAGGCCGTGGACGCCCCCCGGTCCGCCGGCCGTCAGCCGGGCCCGAACGGGCAGCCGGTGGCCGCGCGGCAGTCGACGGGCCAGCGCTCTGAGGCGCAGTCAGCCCGGGTCGAGGCCGAGCCGCTGCCGTTCGACGACACCGACGAGATCGGCGATGAGGCCGCCAACGGTGCGCACACTACGAATGGCGCGTACCGCGAGTCGGCCGCGTTCCACGGGGCGGACCGCCAGGAGGGCGGCGCTGACCAGGACCGCCGCCTCGCCGTCGAGCCGCTGGACCCGGACCAGTGCTTCGACGCACTGATCGACTACATCGACCAGTACGGACACCAGCCCGAGCCCCAGCGTTTCGCCGAGTACCTCACCAAGGAGTACGGCCTGACGGGTACCCGCCCGGACGGTTCGGTCGGCCCGGCCGAGCTGAACCGGATCTGGCCGGGGCTGCAGGACCGCTACGTCGCTTCCGGCCGCGACTGA
- a CDS encoding ABC transporter ATP-binding protein — protein MTEQQRDASASGGDVRLTGIGKTYGGVAAVHPLDLTVPQGSFFALLGASGCGKTTTLRMIAGLEEPTSGTVLIGGQDVTALPPYKRPVNTVFQSYALFPHLDIYENVAFGLRRRGKKDVKKQVEDMLDLVELGPYARRKPHQLSGGQQQRVAVARALINHPQVLLLDEPLGALDLKLRRQMQLELKRIQTEVGITFVHVTHDQEEAMTMADTIAVMNAGRVEQLGAPTDLYENPATTFVANFLGQSNLIPAEVTGTSDGDLLVSASGVRLAMPRSRCATDAKKVYLGVRPEKITLAAAGAEIAEGRNRLTGTVIDSSFIGVSTQYVVRSEAGQEIAVFEQNMDRDTRIAPGASVVLHWNPAHSFGLDAAQAIDAGTGEEAA, from the coding sequence ATGACTGAGCAGCAGCGCGACGCCTCGGCGTCCGGCGGAGACGTCCGCCTCACCGGTATCGGCAAGACCTACGGCGGAGTGGCCGCCGTACACCCGCTCGACCTGACCGTGCCCCAAGGCTCGTTCTTCGCCCTGCTCGGTGCCTCCGGCTGCGGTAAGACCACCACGCTCCGCATGATCGCCGGTCTGGAGGAGCCCACCAGCGGCACCGTCCTGATCGGCGGTCAGGACGTCACCGCCCTGCCCCCGTACAAGCGGCCGGTGAACACCGTCTTCCAGAGCTACGCGCTCTTCCCGCACCTCGACATCTACGAGAACGTCGCCTTCGGCCTGCGCCGCCGGGGCAAGAAGGACGTCAAGAAGCAGGTCGAGGACATGCTCGACCTCGTCGAGCTCGGCCCGTACGCCCGGCGCAAGCCGCACCAGCTCTCCGGCGGCCAGCAGCAGCGCGTCGCCGTGGCCCGCGCCCTGATCAACCACCCGCAGGTGCTGCTGCTGGACGAGCCGCTCGGCGCCCTCGACCTCAAGCTGCGCCGCCAGATGCAGCTGGAGCTCAAGCGCATCCAGACCGAGGTCGGCATCACCTTCGTCCACGTCACCCACGACCAGGAGGAGGCCATGACCATGGCCGACACCATCGCGGTGATGAACGCGGGCCGGGTCGAGCAGCTGGGCGCCCCCACCGACCTCTACGAGAACCCGGCCACCACCTTCGTCGCCAACTTCCTCGGCCAGTCCAACCTGATCCCCGCCGAGGTCACCGGCACCTCCGACGGCGACCTGCTGGTCTCCGCCTCCGGCGTACGCCTGGCGATGCCCAGGTCTCGCTGCGCGACCGACGCCAAGAAGGTCTACCTGGGCGTACGGCCCGAGAAGATCACCCTCGCGGCAGCGGGCGCAGAGATAGCCGAGGGCCGCAACCGGCTCACCGGCACCGTGATCGACTCCAGCTTCATCGGCGTCTCCACCCAGTACGTGGTGCGCTCGGAAGCCGGCCAGGAGATCGCGGTCTTCGAGCAGAACATGGACCGCGACACCCGGATAGCCCCCGGCGCCTCCGTTGTCCTGCACTGGAACCCGGCCCACTCGTTCGGCCTCGACGCCGCCCAGGCGATCGACGCCGGCACCGGGGAGGAAGCCGCATGA